The following are encoded in a window of Arctopsyche grandis isolate Sample6627 chromosome 2, ASM5162203v2, whole genome shotgun sequence genomic DNA:
- the LOC143922345 gene encoding zinc finger BED domain-containing protein 4-like, with the protein MNLPVLKLKQDVQTCWNSTFDMLKRIVQVKDAVIATVALLRPDLTLNEGDWEVIEEVLPLLSPFYEITLEISAEKNSLLKKGMEDRLKDIEKNMLYAECTILDPRFKTRGFKNQRACEMVVQALRNKIGQVQLVQGGTPEAVPTSSDASTSIPSNKNSCIWDEYDQEIQKITRPDNQLAAGIRELDKYLNEEYLNRKEDPLQWWHERRLIYPHVYADGSSP; encoded by the exons ATGAATTTGCCTGTTCTTAAGCTCAAGCAGGATGTACAAACCTGCTGGAATTCCACTTTTGACATGCTCAAGCGAATAGTACAGGTAAAGGATGCAGTGATTGCTACCGTTGCACTTCTACGCCCTGATTTAACTTTAAATGAAGGGGACTGGGAAGTCATAGAGGAAGTTTTACCGTTACTCAGTCCATTCTACGAGATTACCTTAGAAATAAGTGCCGAGAAAAAC TCTCTGCTAAAGAAAGGCATGGAAGATCGTTTAAAAGATATAGAGAAGAATATGTTATACGCAGAGTGTACGATTTTGGATCCTCGATTTAAGACGAGGGGATTCAAAAATCAAAGAGCCTGTGAAATGGTAGTACAAGCCCTTAGAAATAAAATCGGCCAAGTACAATTAGTTCAAGGGGGTACTCCAGAGGCTGTTCCTACTTCCAGCGACGCATCAACATCTAtacctagtaataaaaatagctgCATATGGGATGAATACGaccaagaaatacaaaaaattactagGCCAGATAACCAGCTTGCTGCTGGCATTCGCGAATTAGATAAATACCTAAATGAAGAGTATCTAAATCGTAAAGAAGATCCGCTTCAATGGTGGCATGAACGTCGTTTGATATACCCTCACGTTTACGC CGACGGGTCAAGTCCTTAA
- the LOC143922347 gene encoding uncharacterized protein LOC143922347, translating to MSSKRKHSPLWTHFTEDIDNKKAKCNHCSTIISIAGGSNGNLTRHMKTKHLLIPLTAERQTPILPSLNSLQSSQSTCESENIISASSNIVDSQQSMTQYIRRPPPVPKIEQIDKQLVKMVAKGHHALRIVEETEFRKLIELVSQCPGYKLPSRKTLSENLMSRIHNDVMAEAKIKVQAAPALSLSTDGWTSRNNDSYIAIVAHFINEETKLHSVLLGCINYKERHTSQNLCDFMKVVMAEWNISHTVAAIVSDNAANILSAVRLGDWRSISCFAHSLNLVVQEATKKISHKENIN from the exons ATGTCATCAAAAAGAAAACATAGCCCCTTGTGGACTCATTTTACAGAAgacattgataataaaaaagcgaAATGTAACCATTGTTCAACAATAATAAGTATTGCGGGCGGATCGAATGGTAATTTAACCCGacatatgaaaacaaaacaccTTTTGATCCCATTAACTGCTGAAAGACAAACACCGATATTACCTAGTTTAAACTCACTTCAATCAAGTCAAAGCACATGCGAATCGGAGAATATAATTTCAGCATCATCAAATATAGTAGACTCCCAACAATCGATGACCCAATACATTCGTAGACCACCGCCAGTTCCAAAGATTGAGCAAATTGATAAACAACTTGTCAAGATGGTAGCTAAAGGGCATCACGCCTTAAGAATCGTAGAAGAAACAGAATTTCGTAAACTTATTGAATTAGTTTCTCAATGCCCAGGCTATAAACTACCATCAAGAAAAACGTTATCGGAAAATTTAATGTCAAGAATTCACAATGACGTCATGGCTGAAGCAAAAATAAAGGTACAAGCAGCACCAGCGTTGTCTCTTAGTACTGATGGTTGGACGTCTAGAAATAACGACAGCTATATAGCTATTGTAgctcattttataaatgaagaGACTAAACTTCACTCAGTATTACTTGGTTGTATCAATTATAAAGAGCGACATACTAGTCAAAACTTGTGCGACTTTATGAAAGTTGTTATGGCGGAGTGGAACATTTCACACACAGTTGCTGCCATTGTTAGCGATAATGCAGCAAATATCTTATCTGCTGTTAGACTTGGTGATTGGCGGTCCATCTCATGTTTCGCTCACTCTCTAAATCTTGTTGTACAAGAAGCTACGAAAAAGATAT CACACAAGGAAAACATAAATTGA